AAAACTAACAATAATAAGTGTGAGGAAATTAATAGCATTCATTGTGATGATTACGAAAGTGATACGAAGGAAAACATATTGACGGACATAAGTAACGAGACCATTTCTGTGGATgatacacacaaagaaaatacacTTTTTGGTAACGGTACAAATGAGACAGAGGTTTCCTTGCCTGAGGCGAGTGAACCTAGTAAAGAACTTTTATTGCCAGAAACCAGTGTTAGTGAAGTGAACATTGCTGTCTCCCCCATCATACCTTCTCACAGTGAGTGTAAGCAAGAGGTCAGACCTCCGCCAGCGCCAATACAAACTATACCTACGCCACATGTTTCTTTGGTGCCCTCTTCAGTAAGTTTAGGAGTGGTTCAAGGTCCAACTCAGCCGACATGTACAGCTGTGCCCTCACCAGTATCCTCATCAACCACTGGTTCTTTGAGTGCTGTAAAAACTGCTGTTCCTACTCAAACACCTATTTTGCCTGTACAGCATCACCATTATTCTTCCCAGGTAATACCAACAACTTTGGCGGCTCTACCGAGTGGCACCTCAGGGTGTGGTTTTGCACCGGGAACCATTTTCTCTAGTACAAAAGGTCTTGTTACACATAGTGTCGTAGGAGACATGCCATCCTATCCACCAAAACATAACAATTCACCCGTAAATAATGGTTCGTCCTCAATGTATTCTGTCATGTATGCAGATGGAGATAGTACAAAAATAACTATCAAAAGAAAGCCACCAGGAATGGATGCTACAGCGGCATGCACCAATAAGAGTATTGGTATTCCAGTAGAGCCAGAAGCAGCCATTCCAGACCAAGATTTAATAAAGAAGCCAAAACCAAAACCCAAGCCAAAGCCAAAACGAAAGGGGTGTCGCTGTGGCAATGCAACACCTACGCCGGGAAAACTAACCTGTTGTGGTCAGCGTTGTCCTTGTTATGTGGAGGCCAAAGCATGTATAGAATGCAGATGTAGAGGCTGTAGGAATCCTCATCGTCCTGGTGGTAAAAAGGTGCGACCAGTAATCCCTCAGTTAGCAAACATTCAAATTCACCAAGTCCAACCAGTCCATGGGCGCAGTAGTAGTACAGCCTCTATGACAACCACTACCCCAACTGCAACAACTACTAGTACTGCAAATACAAATTTGATACCCACCAGTATATCATCTCCTGCTATTGCAAACACATCTTTGCCACAAACAATACGTGCTGTTCAAGCCATGCATGCTGTTCAAGCTGTACATGGTGTAAATACGACTGTACAGGCCATGGCTGGTGGAGTCCATCAGTTGATTGCATTAGGAGGAGGGGTTGTACAGACTGGACCTTTGTCACCAGGTCTGGGAGTTCATCCTGTTTCTGGCCTTGCTATGAAACCTGTCAGCCTAGCATTAACTTCGGTGCCAGCACAACTCCTCATCAACGACGATAGATCAACATCAGCTAGTACATCGGATAACAGTGATGTAGACGTTGATATATAGCATAGATAGAAGCAGTTGTTGTGGCATTGGAACAATACCTAAAATTCAGGACAGTATTTACGtgaaaaaacttaatatttttgcatAAGTTTTTTGCAACTACCTAAAATGACCCTGATCCTCACAAAGCAATTCTGTTTCAGGAATATGAAGCTCAGTATAGTGTGGGTCTAAAGTTTTGGGAGAGACAAATAAACCTGAAAAACATAAGCTTTTAT
This DNA window, taken from Macrobrachium rosenbergii isolate ZJJX-2024 chromosome 4, ASM4041242v1, whole genome shotgun sequence, encodes the following:
- the msl-2 gene encoding E3 ubiquitin-protein ligase MSL2; the encoded protein is MNATNLYVTTCRLVMHAQPENRDTWLELYKLLPYLRQSLSCTVCGKLLVEPYTPTETTCQHHVCKKCLGGKKRLKPTCSWCKDYDMYVDNAQIKLLLQCYRKLCEYIKFTPIYCKLNPIYNNGGQLSLIEMIDEAVGKTNNNKCEEINSIHCDDYESDTKENILTDISNETISVDDTHKENTLFGNGTNETEVSLPEASEPSKELLLPETSVSEVNIAVSPIIPSHSECKQEVRPPPAPIQTIPTPHVSLVPSSVSLGVVQGPTQPTCTAVPSPVSSSTTGSLSAVKTAVPTQTPILPVQHHHYSSQVIPTTLAALPSGTSGCGFAPGTIFSSTKGLVTHSVVGDMPSYPPKHNNSPVNNGSSSMYSVMYADGDSTKITIKRKPPGMDATAACTNKSIGIPVEPEAAIPDQDLIKKPKPKPKPKPKRKGCRCGNATPTPGKLTCCGQRCPCYVEAKACIECRCRGCRNPHRPGGKKVRPVIPQLANIQIHQVQPVHGRSSSTASMTTTTPTATTTSTANTNLIPTSISSPAIANTSLPQTIRAVQAMHAVQAVHGVNTTVQAMAGGVHQLIALGGGVVQTGPLSPGLGVHPVSGLAMKPVSLALTSVPAQLLINDDRSTSASTSDNSDVDVDI